TGGCCACCGTTTGGCCCGACCCACACGCGCCGGGCGGCTGGGGACGGATGCTCTGGCAGCCCGACCCCACCTACGGACGGGGGTGGCTGATCCCGGACCGCCTCGCGCTGGGCGACGTCCTCGAGTTCGGCACCCGCACCCCTGCGGGCTCCGGCGCCCGGTGGTACGGCATCCTCGACTCCTACGAGGTCGCGGCGTGGCTGACCATGCAAGGTCCCTACCCGAACCCGGCCGCCGCGCTCGCCGAGGCCGAGCGGCTGCTGGCCGGCGAGCGGTACTTGCCCCCGCTCGACGCCCAACCCCTGCGTGCACCGACTCGACCGTGTACGAGGCTCCCTCGACGGCGAGCACGGCACCCGTAACGCGGCAGCCGACCCTGTCGCGCAGCCGGGAGTCAGCCGGGACTGGACCAGATCACGTTCACAGATAGGCACCAAAGGTGTGCACGCCGGTTTTCGCGGCTCCGGGACGTCGGCCGGGACCAACCCCGGGACCAAGATCCCGTTCGCTGGCCAGGTGTTGTCGATCGCCAAGCTCCGCGTCGGCCAGGAGGCCTACCAGCTCTCCGGGGTCGCGCAGTCGCTCGACGACTACTACACCGGCGCCGGCGAAGCAGCGGGCCGTTGGATCGGCGCCGGCGCCGAACGCCTCGGGCTCGCCGGTGAGGTCGTCCCGGATGATCTGCGGGCGGTGCTGGCGGGAATGGCGCCGGGATCGGGCGGTCTCACTCCGAACGGCGAGACGATCCGTGCCCACCCCCGCCGCGTGCCGGGATTCGACCTGACCTTCAAGACCCCCAAATCGGTGTCGGTCCTCTACGCCGTGTCCGACGACCCGAGAGTGCAGGGAGCGATCATCGACGCCGGCGAGACCGCGGTCCGCGAAGCCCTGGGCTGGCTCGAGCGCGAAGCGATCCACGTCCGGCGGGGCACCGGGAATGAAGCGTTCCTCGATGACCTCGCCGCCCGGGATCCACACGCCGCAGCCGCGGCCCGGCTCCGGGCACTGCCCGGCCAGGGTGTCGTGGCTGCGACGTTCCGGCATCGCACCAGCCGGGCCGGTGACCCGTTGCTGCACTGGCACACCCTGGTCGCCAACCTCGTCGAAGGCCCCGACGGACGCTGGTCGGCGTTCCACTCGCCCCGCCTCTACCGCTCCGTCCGGGCCGCGGGTGAGGTGTTCCAGACCGTCTTGCGGGCCGAGCTCACCCAGCGGCTCGGTATCGAGTGGCGGCCCGGCCGCCACGTCCCCGAGATCGCCGGTGTCCCCCAAGCGCTGTGCGACCTGTTCTCCAAGCGGTCTCGCGAGATCGAGGACTGGCTCGAAGCAACCGGGACTCCCGACAGCCCAGCGGGCCGCCAGGAAGCTGTACTCGCCACGAGGCGCAACAAGCCCGAAGTGGAACACGAACGCTTCGACACCGCAT
The nucleotide sequence above comes from Mycobacteriales bacterium. Encoded proteins:
- the mobF gene encoding MobF family relaxase; its protein translation is MHAGFRGSGTSAGTNPGTKIPFAGQVLSIAKLRVGQEAYQLSGVAQSLDDYYTGAGEAAGRWIGAGAERLGLAGEVVPDDLRAVLAGMAPGSGGLTPNGETIRAHPRRVPGFDLTFKTPKSVSVLYAVSDDPRVQGAIIDAGETAVREALGWLEREAIHVRRGTGNEAFLDDLAARDPHAAAAARLRALPGQGVVAATFRHRTSRAGDPLLHWHTLVANLVEGPDGRWSAFHSPRLYRSVRAAGEVFQTVLRAELTQRLGIEWRPGRHVPEIAGVPQALCDLFSKRSREIEDWLEATGTPDSPAGRQEAVLATRRNKPEVEHERFDTAWKAEALDVGWGPDAAEALIASAGDGRVPDVAEVWRLPEQVETPTGAIVVDGVVDPEEWVAHLCRQLTETDSTFTRPQLVAAVAARIGEGATMATLERVVARVMASPVVVPVGDDGGRWTSVELLAVERRFLHTADTARATRAPLPPSVVDPVIGATPTLGSDQAAAVRALTGTSDGVAVLVGPAGTGKTYTLDTIR